From a region of the Chitinivibrionales bacterium genome:
- a CDS encoding redoxin domain-containing protein, translating to MVMVGKQAPDFTAPAYHKGQFTNVKLSDYRGKWVMLFFYPGDFTFV from the coding sequence ATGGTTATGGTTGGAAAACAAGCGCCAGATTTTACGGCGCCGGCATACCACAAAGGACAATTTACTAATGTTAAACTATCGGATTACCGGGGGAAATGGGTAATGCTCTTTTTCTATCCCGGTGATTTTACCTTTGTCTGA
- a CDS encoding redoxin domain-containing protein translates to MSAVAEKYSEFEKLDAEVLSMSVDSMFVHKVWNDKEVSNMATGGVPYPMLSDPGGNVGTAYGVYDDDVGVENRGRFLIDPDGIIQGYEILTPSVGRSVDEALRQLTAFQHVRKSKGTEATPAGWKPGKETLKPGPQLVGKVWETWKTARAFD, encoded by the coding sequence ATTTCTGCGGTCGCAGAAAAATACAGCGAATTTGAGAAACTCGACGCCGAGGTACTTTCCATGAGCGTGGACAGCATGTTTGTCCATAAGGTATGGAATGATAAAGAGGTGTCGAATATGGCAACGGGTGGAGTCCCCTATCCGATGCTTTCGGACCCCGGCGGTAACGTTGGAACGGCATACGGGGTATACGATGACGATGTGGGGGTTGAAAATCGGGGACGGTTTCTTATTGATCCGGATGGTATTATCCAGGGCTACGAAATACTGACACCATCGGTCGGAAGAAGTGTTGATGAAGCCCTTCGCCAGTTGACGGCATTCCAGCATGTACGGAAAAGTAAGGGTACCGAAGCAACACCGGCAGGATGGAAACCGGGAAAAGAGACGCTCAAACCCGGTCCCCAGCTTGTGGGAAAGGTATGGGAAACCTGGAAAACAGCCAGGGCATTCGATTAA